A single Arcanobacterium canis DNA region contains:
- a CDS encoding DUF349 domain-containing protein yields the protein MSDTMPTPASNEAAETTQPTATPAPATPTPAPAAPAAPAPLTEPEAAEAAKWGRVDDEGNVWLTDGEGKGVRVVGQYTAGGTVTDVLTLYARRFLDLQSQVALLEMRINTISPEESRKSQKHLAAQLEEPAAIGDIAALRTRVDATLPLIEQRAEVVNAERAEAKKKALEEREAIVAEAEKISAQDPSTTHWKNSRTALTELLEQWKHAQRHGARIDRPTEEALWKRFSSARTQFDRHRRQYFSERDKAAKATVNAKEDLIRRATELQNSTDWGAASAAYRQLMNEWKAAGRAGRKEDDKLWDRFRAAQQVFFDARNAHNNQLDEEFSENLAKKLKLLKEAEKLVPVSDVEAAKTAIREIGEQWDKIGRVPRGDVGRTEGRLRDIEQAIRDADSEQWRKSDPAVAERTNGMAAQLEALIAELEGQIAEAKAAGDDKKVKEYTSALEARKQWLAAVQAD from the coding sequence ATGTCGGATACCATGCCTACCCCGGCAAGCAACGAAGCAGCCGAAACCACTCAGCCAACCGCCACACCGGCACCCGCAACGCCAACACCAGCGCCTGCAGCACCAGCAGCGCCTGCTCCTCTCACGGAGCCAGAAGCGGCTGAAGCCGCCAAGTGGGGACGCGTCGATGACGAGGGGAACGTGTGGCTGACCGACGGTGAAGGAAAGGGTGTGCGCGTAGTTGGCCAGTACACAGCTGGTGGAACTGTCACTGATGTATTGACTCTCTACGCTCGTCGTTTCCTGGATCTACAGTCTCAGGTTGCTCTACTTGAAATGCGAATTAACACGATCTCACCCGAAGAATCGCGCAAGTCGCAAAAGCATCTGGCTGCACAGCTTGAAGAGCCTGCTGCGATTGGCGATATTGCTGCGCTTCGCACACGAGTAGACGCCACCTTACCGCTCATTGAGCAGCGCGCCGAAGTGGTCAATGCTGAGCGTGCGGAGGCCAAGAAGAAGGCGCTTGAAGAGCGCGAAGCTATTGTGGCTGAAGCAGAAAAGATTTCTGCACAGGATCCATCCACAACACACTGGAAGAATTCCCGCACGGCGCTCACCGAGCTTCTTGAGCAGTGGAAACATGCACAGCGCCACGGAGCTCGTATTGATCGTCCGACTGAAGAGGCATTATGGAAGCGTTTTTCTTCAGCACGCACGCAATTTGATCGCCATCGTCGTCAGTACTTCTCTGAGCGTGACAAGGCAGCCAAAGCCACTGTCAATGCAAAGGAAGATCTGATCCGCCGCGCGACGGAGTTGCAAAACTCGACTGATTGGGGTGCCGCGTCGGCCGCATACCGTCAACTCATGAATGAATGGAAGGCCGCTGGACGCGCTGGACGCAAGGAAGATGACAAGCTCTGGGATCGTTTCCGAGCAGCTCAGCAGGTATTCTTCGATGCGCGTAACGCTCACAACAATCAGCTCGATGAAGAATTTAGTGAGAATCTGGCAAAGAAGCTTAAACTTCTCAAGGAAGCCGAAAAGCTCGTTCCCGTCAGCGACGTCGAAGCTGCCAAGACGGCAATCCGCGAAATCGGCGAACAGTGGGACAAGATTGGTCGTGTGCCGCGCGGTGATGTTGGCCGCACGGAGGGGCGTCTGCGCGACATCGAGCAAGCGATCCGCGATGCCGATTCCGAACAGTGGCGCAAGAGTGACCCAGCTGTTGCCGAGCGAACCAACGGTATGGCCGCCCAACTCGAAGCACTAATCGCGGAACTTGAGGGCCAGATTGCTGAGGCAAAGGCCGCAGGTGATGACAAGAAGGTCAAGGAATACACCTCGGCACTCGAAGCGCGTAAGCAATGGCTTGCTGCTGTTCAGGCTGACTAA
- a CDS encoding adenine phosphoribosyltransferase, whose protein sequence is MSEVFPHDTVEMVRSHVREVQDFPARGVLFRDITPLIADDQGFKALIDMLADHYRGKVDAVAGLESRGFILGAPLAVALGVGMLTVRKAGRLPGPVVGVDYDLEYGSARMELQPFTVEDGHRVLVIDDVLATGGTAGAAFDLIRQAGAVPAALCVLLELKDLGGRERLGEDIPIDSVIAY, encoded by the coding sequence ATGTCCGAAGTTTTCCCGCATGACACTGTCGAGATGGTGCGTTCACACGTACGCGAAGTGCAGGATTTTCCTGCGCGTGGCGTACTCTTTCGCGACATCACGCCTTTGATTGCAGATGACCAAGGTTTTAAAGCCCTGATTGACATGCTTGCGGATCACTACCGTGGGAAAGTCGATGCAGTTGCCGGTCTCGAATCTCGTGGGTTTATCCTTGGTGCGCCTCTTGCCGTTGCACTCGGCGTCGGCATGTTGACTGTTCGCAAGGCTGGTCGTCTCCCCGGACCTGTTGTCGGGGTGGATTACGACCTTGAATACGGTTCGGCGCGCATGGAGCTTCAGCCTTTCACTGTCGAAGACGGACACCGCGTTTTAGTCATCGATGACGTTCTTGCTACGGGTGGAACTGCCGGTGCAGCATTTGATCTGATTCGCCAGGCCGGTGCAGTTCCTGCTGCATTGTGTGTGCTGCTGGAGCTCAAAGATCTCGGCGGTCGTGAGCGTTTAGGCGAGGACATTCCGATCGATTCGGTGATCGCGTACTGA
- the secF gene encoding protein translocase subunit SecF, which translates to MSMYSWGNNLYSGKTSYPLIQKRKYWFSAAIALVLVSLLSFATISPNLGIEFRGGSQFTISGTSQTALKPATDIVTKIGKDTAPRVSNVGSDTIRIQTGELTDQQTQQVRSELASAYQVNETEVTSTFIGPSWGADIMSKAIRAMIVFMVLVSLVMTIYFRSWAIAVGAMGALLHDFIVTLGVYWIGGFEITPATIIGLLTIMGYSLYDTVVVFDKVRENTVELRRQNDMTYEESANLAINQTLIRSLNTSITGLLPVMSVLFVGVLLLGADTLRDLALVMFVGMILSTLSSIFLAAPFAVALGMRNDNVKAHTEAVMKMRSEARDKMSKSASSEENSGNIDTSHVLTGMRSKSGAKKRKKK; encoded by the coding sequence ATGTCGATGTATTCTTGGGGAAATAACCTCTACTCGGGCAAGACCTCTTACCCACTGATTCAAAAGCGCAAGTACTGGTTTAGTGCTGCGATTGCCCTCGTCCTTGTATCTCTGCTCTCCTTCGCAACGATTTCTCCTAATCTGGGAATCGAGTTCCGCGGTGGATCTCAGTTCACAATTTCAGGCACTTCGCAAACAGCACTGAAGCCAGCGACTGATATCGTGACCAAGATCGGTAAAGATACTGCGCCACGTGTATCGAATGTTGGAAGTGACACCATCCGCATTCAGACCGGTGAGCTGACGGATCAACAGACCCAGCAGGTTCGTTCAGAATTGGCAAGTGCCTATCAGGTCAATGAGACAGAAGTGACCTCTACCTTCATCGGCCCCTCGTGGGGTGCAGACATTATGTCGAAGGCAATTCGCGCGATGATCGTGTTCATGGTCCTGGTGTCGCTGGTCATGACCATCTACTTCCGCTCGTGGGCAATCGCCGTCGGCGCAATGGGCGCGCTCTTACACGATTTCATCGTCACTCTTGGCGTTTACTGGATTGGTGGATTCGAGATTACGCCGGCGACGATCATTGGTCTGCTCACCATTATGGGGTATTCCCTTTACGACACCGTCGTGGTTTTCGACAAGGTTCGTGAAAACACGGTTGAACTTCGTAGGCAAAACGACATGACCTATGAAGAATCGGCGAACCTGGCCATCAACCAAACTCTAATTCGTTCGCTTAATACCTCGATCACTGGCTTGCTCCCAGTGATGAGCGTCCTGTTCGTGGGTGTACTTTTGCTCGGGGCGGACACTCTCCGTGACCTTGCTCTGGTGATGTTCGTGGGCATGATTTTGTCAACGTTGTCATCGATCTTCCTCGCTGCACCATTTGCAGTGGCACTCGGAATGCGCAACGACAACGTGAAAGCTCACACCGAAGCAGTCATGAAGATGCGTTCCGAAGCACGAGACAAGATGTCCAAGTCCGCCTCGTCGGAGGAGAACTCGGGTAACATTGACACGTCTCATGTGCTCACCGGCATGCGCTCGAAAAGTGGCGCGAAGAAACGAAAGAAGAAGTGA
- the secD gene encoding protein translocase subunit SecD: MSHSSHAEVKPKLYKQLVLLVVMIVALVGSLAYGSLTTDKSRFTPDLALDLEGGTQIILTPVSTDGRAITDADVAQAIEIIRQRVDASGVAEAEINSQGGSNIVVGLPGNPSKETLNLVRTSAVLRMRPVLAITQSHKLDAPTIAAAMKAANKKLVAGNEKSMTQEEIKKNIEVLADVNGDGKISDAPAKKPENPSDTAWITEKTTQDMYLLTCGSQEAQLAATGDDPKKALVACDSSGANKYILGPAEVEGSQVTQATSGPAVNNQGTPTGGYAVNMEFNAAGSKAFADSTARISQLQSPRNQFSIVLDGKVLSAPVPSGRISGGAQITGSFTAPEAASLANQLSFGSLPLNFHVQSEEQISATLGTDQLQSGLIAGLIGLLIIVAYMVWQYHALGVVAVASILLSTGLSYFVVCLLSWGMGYRLSMAGVLGMIVSIGVTADSFIVYFERIRDEIRDGRTVTSAIYHGWVHARRTIIVSDAVNLLASAVLYILTVGSVRGFAFTLGITTVLDLIVVMMFTYPLMTYLGKTAFFGQGKAYSGLNTKKLEGPAIYQGRGRIRSFETKKKSRSGVTGLEKQALSADEYPDARFVSDHTTANKHQREVHLERREGESLAQLRARERREKRQAAKGEN; this comes from the coding sequence ATGTCTCACTCCTCTCATGCGGAAGTGAAACCTAAGCTCTATAAGCAGCTGGTGCTCTTAGTCGTGATGATTGTGGCGCTAGTGGGTTCTCTCGCCTACGGCTCACTGACGACGGACAAGAGTCGTTTCACTCCGGATCTCGCTCTCGATCTTGAGGGTGGCACCCAGATTATCCTCACGCCAGTCTCGACCGACGGTCGTGCAATCACCGATGCTGACGTGGCTCAAGCAATTGAGATCATCCGTCAGCGTGTGGATGCGTCCGGTGTTGCTGAAGCTGAAATCAACTCCCAGGGTGGATCGAATATCGTCGTCGGACTTCCCGGAAACCCGAGCAAAGAAACCCTGAACCTTGTGCGCACTTCAGCTGTGCTGCGTATGCGCCCGGTTCTTGCGATCACGCAGAGCCATAAGCTCGATGCCCCAACAATCGCTGCTGCGATGAAAGCAGCAAACAAGAAGCTTGTTGCGGGCAACGAAAAGTCGATGACGCAAGAAGAGATTAAGAAGAACATCGAAGTTTTGGCAGATGTGAACGGCGATGGAAAGATCTCAGACGCGCCGGCGAAGAAGCCCGAGAACCCGTCGGACACTGCGTGGATCACGGAGAAGACCACGCAGGACATGTACCTGCTCACATGTGGGTCACAAGAGGCTCAACTCGCAGCAACGGGTGACGACCCGAAGAAGGCTCTTGTGGCCTGTGATTCCTCAGGAGCGAATAAGTACATCCTCGGCCCGGCTGAAGTGGAAGGCTCTCAAGTCACTCAGGCAACCTCCGGCCCGGCTGTGAATAACCAAGGCACGCCAACGGGTGGCTACGCGGTGAACATGGAATTCAACGCTGCCGGTTCGAAGGCATTTGCTGACTCGACAGCCCGCATTTCCCAACTCCAAAGCCCACGCAATCAGTTCTCGATCGTGCTTGATGGCAAGGTGCTCTCTGCACCCGTTCCCTCGGGCCGAATTTCTGGTGGTGCGCAAATCACCGGATCGTTTACTGCTCCCGAGGCAGCATCGTTAGCTAACCAGCTCAGCTTTGGCTCCCTTCCGTTGAATTTCCACGTTCAGTCTGAAGAACAGATTTCAGCGACTCTTGGTACAGACCAACTTCAGTCCGGTTTGATCGCTGGCCTTATCGGCTTGCTGATTATCGTGGCATACATGGTCTGGCAGTATCACGCGTTGGGCGTGGTTGCCGTGGCCTCGATTCTTCTTTCGACCGGCTTGTCATACTTTGTGGTCTGTTTGCTGTCGTGGGGGATGGGGTACAGGCTCTCGATGGCCGGCGTCCTGGGTATGATCGTTTCCATTGGTGTGACAGCCGACTCGTTCATTGTGTACTTCGAGCGTATTCGTGATGAAATTCGCGACGGCCGCACCGTCACCAGTGCTATTTATCACGGATGGGTTCATGCCCGCCGCACCATCATCGTTTCCGACGCGGTGAACCTCCTTGCCTCTGCGGTCTTGTACATTTTGACTGTTGGTTCCGTGCGTGGCTTCGCTTTTACACTCGGTATTACAACTGTGTTGGATTTGATCGTCGTCATGATGTTCACCTATCCATTGATGACGTACCTCGGGAAGACCGCTTTCTTCGGACAGGGCAAGGCCTATTCTGGCCTGAATACTAAGAAACTCGAAGGCCCGGCGATTTACCAGGGACGAGGTCGGATTCGTTCCTTTGAAACAAAGAAGAAGTCTCGTTCTGGCGTTACAGGCCTTGAAAAACAGGCGCTCTCGGCCGACGAGTATCCCGACGCACGTTTCGTCTCCGATCACACAACCGCAAATAAGCATCAACGCGAAGTTCACCTCGAACGTCGTGAGGGCGAATCGCTCGCACAACTTCGAGCACGCGAGCGTCGCGAGAAGCGCCAGGCAGCGAAAGGTGAGAACTGA
- the ruvB gene encoding Holliday junction branch migration DNA helicase RuvB, translated as MSQFDMAPDATDTERAQEAALRPKRLDEFVGQETVRNQLSLVLDASIARAKSPDHVLLSGPPGLGKTTLAMIIAAEVGGSLRLTSGPAIQKPGDLAAVLSALQEGDVLFIDEIHRLARTAEEMLYLAMEDFRVDVMVGKGPGATSIPLPLPPFTVVGATTRAGLLPAPLRDRFGFTAHLDYYTVEELAQIVSANAVKLNAQIDNDAAGEIASRSRGTPRIANRLLRRVQDWAQVRGNGVLDLVAAKSALDVFEVDSLGLDRLDRAVLDVLCRRFHGGPAGLATIAVSVGEEPETVETVAEPYLVREGFIIRTPRGRMATSLAWSHLGLTAPDSEALFG; from the coding sequence ATGTCGCAATTTGATATGGCCCCGGACGCTACTGATACTGAGCGTGCCCAGGAGGCGGCGCTGAGGCCAAAACGTCTGGATGAATTTGTTGGTCAAGAAACGGTACGCAATCAACTTTCACTCGTTCTCGATGCATCAATTGCGCGAGCGAAATCGCCTGACCATGTGCTCCTCTCAGGGCCACCTGGATTGGGAAAAACGACGCTCGCAATGATTATTGCGGCTGAGGTGGGAGGATCATTACGACTAACCTCTGGACCGGCTATTCAAAAGCCGGGAGATCTTGCTGCGGTACTCTCAGCTCTTCAAGAAGGCGACGTCCTCTTTATCGATGAGATTCATCGCTTAGCGCGTACTGCTGAGGAGATGCTTTACCTTGCGATGGAAGATTTTCGTGTGGATGTCATGGTGGGGAAGGGGCCAGGTGCAACCTCAATTCCGCTTCCGCTTCCTCCATTTACCGTTGTCGGCGCAACGACTCGTGCCGGTCTGCTCCCTGCGCCTTTGCGAGATCGCTTTGGTTTTACAGCTCATCTTGACTACTACACGGTCGAGGAACTTGCACAGATTGTGTCTGCCAATGCAGTGAAACTTAACGCGCAGATTGATAACGATGCAGCCGGAGAAATTGCTTCGCGTTCCCGGGGCACGCCGCGTATTGCAAATCGTTTGCTTCGCCGTGTTCAGGATTGGGCGCAAGTTCGTGGAAACGGTGTCCTCGATCTCGTTGCGGCGAAGTCTGCTTTGGATGTTTTTGAAGTGGATTCACTTGGTCTTGATCGACTTGATCGTGCCGTTCTTGATGTGCTCTGCCGCCGTTTTCATGGTGGTCCTGCCGGTTTGGCAACAATTGCTGTGTCTGTGGGAGAAGAGCCCGAGACCGTTGAAACGGTTGCTGAGCCTTACTTGGTCCGCGAAGGTTTTATTATCCGCACGCCACGAGGTCGCATGGCGACGTCGCTGGCATGGTCGCACTTAGGCCTGACTGCCCCTGACTCAGAGGCGCTCTTTGGCTAG
- the ruvA gene encoding Holliday junction branch migration protein RuvA — translation MIASIRGQVLQVGISGAVVDVAGVGYQILATPATLSHLHVGHEAHVWTSLVVREDSMTLFGFSSTDEKAIFETLTGVSGIGPKIALAVLAVFSPDELRRALAAKDEKALSRVPGIGKKSAQRMILEIGDKLGPASQTPAGAAPEPGQADLAVIEGLMSLGWRESEAEDALCQARETFTGTSTADLLRAALQILGSRR, via the coding sequence GTGATCGCGTCAATTCGAGGACAAGTGCTCCAGGTTGGGATCTCCGGTGCTGTGGTTGATGTCGCCGGCGTGGGATATCAGATCCTCGCAACCCCTGCCACGCTCTCGCACCTGCACGTTGGGCATGAAGCACACGTGTGGACGTCCTTGGTTGTCCGAGAAGACTCGATGACTTTATTTGGTTTCTCATCGACGGATGAAAAGGCGATTTTTGAGACTCTCACCGGTGTTTCAGGGATCGGACCGAAGATTGCATTGGCTGTTCTCGCTGTATTTTCGCCAGATGAGCTTCGTCGAGCCCTTGCTGCAAAAGACGAAAAGGCCCTCAGCCGTGTTCCTGGAATTGGGAAAAAGAGCGCTCAACGAATGATCCTGGAAATTGGTGACAAGCTCGGTCCTGCGTCCCAAACTCCTGCGGGAGCCGCACCTGAGCCTGGGCAAGCTGACCTGGCGGTGATTGAAGGACTGATGTCGTTGGGATGGAGAGAATCTGAAGCGGAAGATGCTCTGTGCCAGGCACGAGAAACGTTTACTGGGACAAGCACCGCGGATCTTCTTCGTGCTGCTCTGCAAATTCTTGGATCGCGGAGGTGA
- a CDS encoding MBL fold metallo-hydrolase: MIFLRFSETVIGANTYVLADADAKVALVVDTGAGAATWVPSALEKRGLTLGAVLLTHGHADHVWDCAEVAGDAPVVIPSGDLFRLEDPIATTGLAQLAPLFSAGGSASWIRPRDVRALPEEFYQASTEIVEGVFLRAMAAPGHSQGSTVFLFDGYVDPGDNLPLAPGQGGHMMLSGDVLFNNGIGRTDLPGSDPRAMEKTLRRIAAEVDGETWVFPGHGPATKLSRELNTNPYLRMFLE; the protein is encoded by the coding sequence ATGATTTTCTTGCGTTTCAGTGAAACTGTCATTGGAGCCAACACCTATGTGTTGGCTGACGCCGATGCGAAAGTTGCGTTGGTAGTCGATACCGGTGCTGGTGCGGCAACCTGGGTGCCGTCGGCTCTTGAAAAACGGGGATTAACACTCGGGGCGGTTCTGCTGACTCATGGACATGCTGATCATGTCTGGGATTGCGCGGAGGTTGCGGGTGACGCGCCTGTTGTCATCCCGTCGGGAGATCTGTTTCGACTCGAGGATCCTATTGCCACCACAGGGCTTGCACAACTGGCGCCACTCTTCAGCGCCGGAGGATCGGCGTCGTGGATCCGGCCGCGTGACGTACGGGCGTTGCCGGAAGAGTTCTATCAAGCTTCCACCGAAATTGTCGAAGGTGTGTTCTTGCGTGCGATGGCTGCGCCTGGGCATTCTCAAGGTTCGACAGTCTTTCTTTTCGACGGATACGTTGATCCGGGGGATAACCTCCCTCTCGCACCAGGTCAGGGCGGCCACATGATGCTCTCAGGCGACGTGCTATTCAATAACGGAATTGGACGCACCGATCTTCCCGGCTCGGACCCTCGTGCGATGGAGAAAACTTTGCGGCGGATCGCTGCCGAGGTTGACGGGGAGACATGGGTGTTTCCCGGACACGGCCCAGCCACGAAACTTTCACGTGAGCTTAACACAAACCCGTATTTGAGAATGTTCCTAGAGTAA
- the ruvC gene encoding crossover junction endodeoxyribonuclease RuvC, producing the protein MIILGVDPGLTRCGLGVIEAEGGRRVKMLDVDVARTDPRVAPHRRLLTIFNALEEKIARFSPDVVAYERVFAQENVRSVTGTAQVAGVVLLAAARAGVALGSHTPSEVKAAVTGNGRAQKLQVQQMIQRILGLPQLPRPKDAADALAIAICQAWRGGADHMVDTTRAQHGGAGMLPDNSGPGLTAAQKMWADAERLTRRHGAVAPE; encoded by the coding sequence ATGATCATTCTGGGAGTTGACCCCGGATTGACGCGGTGTGGCCTCGGCGTGATTGAAGCCGAAGGCGGGCGTCGCGTGAAAATGCTCGACGTCGATGTGGCACGGACCGATCCTCGGGTTGCGCCACATCGACGTCTTTTGACGATCTTCAACGCTCTGGAAGAAAAGATTGCGCGTTTTTCTCCAGACGTCGTCGCCTACGAACGAGTTTTCGCGCAGGAAAATGTCCGTTCGGTGACAGGAACAGCCCAAGTAGCAGGAGTTGTTCTTCTCGCTGCGGCTCGTGCTGGTGTCGCTCTCGGTTCGCATACGCCGTCTGAAGTGAAAGCTGCGGTAACCGGAAATGGCCGCGCGCAAAAGTTGCAGGTTCAGCAGATGATCCAACGCATTCTGGGCTTGCCGCAGCTCCCACGTCCGAAGGATGCAGCGGATGCACTCGCTATTGCAATTTGTCAGGCATGGCGCGGCGGAGCAGATCATATGGTTGACACGACACGTGCGCAGCACGGTGGTGCGGGCATGTTGCCCGATAATTCTGGGCCGGGGCTAACAGCAGCTCAAAAAATGTGGGCCGACGCTGAACGATTGACTCGTCGGCATGGTGCAGTGGCGCCTGAATAG
- a CDS encoding RelA/SpoT family protein: MSDNNGAVPTRLRSRFAWLGGKKSLQVPALLEPIMAAIEGRGLNEQRILRAFVVAEEKHRGQKRKSGEPYITHPVAVATILAELGLDEDTIVAALLHDTVEDTDYTLKELTSDFGSTVALLVDGVTKLDKVEYGEAAAAETVRKMVIAMSKDIRVLLIKLGDRLHNARTWRYVEAGSAQRKARETLEIFAPLAHRLGMNSIKWELEDRSFRTLYPAVYAEIEQMVQERAPERERFLEEIKVKIQSELTKAGVKCTISGRPKHYYSIYQKMILRGRDFEDIYDLIGIRVLVNEVQDCYTTLGIVNSAYTPIQGRIKDYIASPKFNLYQSIHTTVMGPGGKTVEVQIRTYEMHRRAEFGVAAHWRYKENPNATKGTGQEKQEDAQLEWLRQLVDWQRDTADPSEFLDSLRYEMSGNQVYVFTPAGEVMELPAGSTPVDFAFAVHTEVGFRTVGAKVNDRLVTLDHKLESGDTVEIVTAKSSEAGPSRGWLDFVATPRARAKIKSWFTKSRRDEAIEEGKEKLAKAIRRKNQPVQRLMSHETLRAVAQDLNRKDVTDLYSAIGEGNISSESVVRKLISSQGGLAGAEESMAEAVTPTRIMRHSGEAGSAVVVSSIEDTDVLVKLAKCCTPVPPDPIVGFVTRGNGISVHRADCSNVASLQRDRDRFIAIEWADAQDAVFVVQVQIEALDRRGLLADISKVLSDHDINMLSGSMNTSKERVARSTFQFEMGDPRHLSVVLKELRKIDGVYDAYRVVGSKRESDRRVSTEAGN; the protein is encoded by the coding sequence ATGAGCGACAACAATGGTGCAGTCCCGACACGCTTGCGTTCACGTTTCGCGTGGTTGGGTGGGAAGAAGTCATTGCAGGTCCCAGCTCTTCTTGAGCCGATTATGGCGGCGATCGAAGGACGTGGGTTGAATGAACAACGCATTCTGCGGGCTTTTGTTGTTGCTGAAGAGAAACACCGCGGGCAGAAGCGCAAGTCGGGGGAGCCGTATATTACCCACCCCGTCGCTGTCGCGACTATCCTTGCTGAACTCGGTCTCGACGAGGACACGATCGTTGCTGCGCTTCTCCACGACACTGTCGAGGACACAGATTACACACTCAAAGAGCTGACGAGCGATTTCGGTTCAACAGTCGCCCTCCTTGTTGACGGCGTGACCAAACTCGATAAGGTCGAATACGGCGAAGCGGCTGCTGCAGAAACCGTCCGCAAGATGGTCATTGCGATGTCGAAAGATATCCGTGTTCTTCTCATTAAACTTGGTGATCGCCTGCATAACGCTCGCACATGGCGCTATGTTGAAGCAGGATCGGCACAACGCAAGGCCCGCGAAACTCTGGAAATCTTTGCACCTTTGGCACACCGCTTAGGGATGAATTCGATCAAGTGGGAACTTGAAGATCGCTCGTTCCGGACGCTTTACCCAGCAGTTTATGCAGAGATTGAGCAGATGGTTCAGGAACGTGCGCCTGAGCGTGAACGATTCCTTGAGGAAATCAAAGTAAAGATCCAATCGGAACTCACCAAGGCTGGAGTCAAGTGTACGATTTCAGGACGCCCAAAGCACTACTATTCGATTTATCAAAAGATGATTCTTCGGGGGCGTGACTTTGAAGATATCTACGATCTCATTGGTATTCGCGTCCTGGTTAATGAAGTCCAAGATTGTTATACGACCCTCGGTATCGTCAATTCTGCGTACACTCCGATTCAGGGACGAATCAAAGATTACATCGCATCGCCAAAATTCAATCTGTATCAGTCGATTCACACCACGGTAATGGGACCTGGCGGCAAGACCGTTGAGGTTCAGATCCGTACCTACGAAATGCATCGTCGCGCTGAATTTGGCGTGGCTGCTCACTGGCGTTATAAAGAAAATCCCAACGCCACAAAAGGCACTGGTCAGGAAAAACAAGAAGATGCCCAGCTCGAATGGCTACGTCAGCTTGTCGATTGGCAGCGTGATACGGCAGATCCGTCCGAGTTTCTTGATTCATTACGGTACGAGATGTCGGGTAACCAGGTGTACGTTTTTACACCTGCAGGCGAAGTGATGGAGCTGCCCGCTGGTTCGACGCCGGTGGACTTCGCTTTCGCTGTCCACACAGAAGTCGGTTTCCGCACCGTTGGCGCAAAGGTGAACGATCGCCTGGTCACATTGGATCACAAACTCGAATCTGGCGATACTGTGGAAATTGTGACGGCTAAATCCTCTGAAGCTGGACCATCCCGTGGTTGGCTCGATTTCGTCGCAACACCTCGTGCGCGTGCCAAGATTAAATCATGGTTTACAAAATCTCGACGTGACGAGGCGATTGAGGAAGGCAAAGAGAAGCTCGCAAAGGCGATTCGACGCAAGAATCAGCCAGTGCAGCGGCTCATGTCGCACGAGACACTGCGTGCAGTCGCTCAAGACCTCAACCGCAAGGATGTCACGGATCTCTACAGCGCGATTGGTGAAGGCAATATTTCGTCTGAGTCTGTGGTGCGCAAGCTGATTTCTTCGCAGGGTGGACTTGCGGGAGCTGAGGAATCGATGGCGGAAGCCGTCACTCCCACACGTATTATGCGACACTCAGGCGAAGCAGGCTCAGCGGTCGTTGTGTCGTCAATAGAGGACACAGATGTGCTCGTTAAACTTGCCAAGTGTTGTACTCCTGTCCCTCCCGACCCCATTGTCGGGTTTGTGACCCGCGGCAACGGCATTTCTGTCCACCGTGCAGATTGTTCGAATGTGGCAAGCCTCCAACGAGATCGTGATCGTTTCATCGCCATTGAATGGGCAGATGCTCAAGATGCGGTGTTTGTGGTCCAAGTTCAAATTGAGGCTCTTGATCGGCGTGGACTCCTTGCCGATATCTCCAAGGTACTCTCTGATCATGACATCAATATGCTCTCCGGCTCGATGAATACATCGAAGGAGCGCGTGGCGCGTTCAACCTTCCAGTTCGAGATGGGAGATCCACGTCATCTGAGCGTTGTACTGAAAGAACTTCGCAAGATTGACGGTGTTTATGATGCCTATCGCGTTGTCGGCTCGAAACGCGAATCTGATCGGCGTGTGTCAACCGAGGCAGGCAACTGA
- the yajC gene encoding preprotein translocase subunit YajC produces the protein MPRGFELIIILVVMVALMWFMSRGARKAQAKAAEEREKALVVGTNVVTNSGFFGRIVDIDGDAVTLESPSGDETVWMKRAILQQMDLPLGYASDDDVVEETEASKQATSSDDSEDTTRQSDSDK, from the coding sequence ATGCCCCGTGGTTTCGAGCTGATCATCATTTTGGTGGTCATGGTAGCTCTGATGTGGTTCATGTCGCGCGGTGCGCGCAAGGCTCAAGCGAAGGCAGCTGAGGAGCGTGAAAAGGCGCTTGTTGTTGGCACAAATGTGGTGACAAACTCCGGTTTCTTTGGGCGCATTGTCGATATTGACGGTGACGCGGTGACTCTTGAATCACCGTCGGGCGACGAAACAGTATGGATGAAGCGTGCGATTCTGCAGCAAATGGATCTCCCCCTTGGCTATGCCTCCGACGACGACGTTGTGGAGGAAACTGAGGCTTCCAAGCAGGCGACGTCTTCTGATGATTCGGAAGATACCACTAGGCAATCTGACTCAGACAAGTAA